Part of the Janibacter alkaliphilus genome is shown below.
CCTCGTCGAGCTGCGGCAGCAGCTCGCCGATGGTCTCCAGCGGGGTGGAGAAGATGACGTCGCTGACCCGCCGCAGCAGGGCCTGGTCGACGGTGCCGCCGAAGCCGTAGCGCTGCACCGCGCCCATCTCCAGGCTGCCGCCGACCCGGCGCATCCCGGTCCACACCTCGGCGCGGCGGGCGAGGTTGGTCAGCACGCCCGGGCCGAGGCGGACGACGGCCAGGTCGAGCACCTTGCCGAGGCCGAGCCGGACCAGGCCGGTGCCGCCGGCGCTGGTGGAGACGAGGGCGACCCCACGCACCCGGGAGCGCACGAGGTCGGGGTAGTGACCGGCCAGGCTCATGATCGTCATGCCGCCCATGGAGTGCCCGACGAGCACCAGCGGCCCCTCGGGGGCGGCGGCGTCGATGACCGTGCGCAGGTCGCGGCCGAGCTGGTCGATGGTGCTGCGGTCGCGCTCGCCGATCCCGGACTGCCCGTGCCCGCGCTGGTCGTAGGTGACCACGCGATAGCCCTCGGCGACCAGGGCGTGCCGCTGGAAGCACCAGCCGGAGGCGTCCAGGCAGAAGCCGTGCGCGAGCACCAGGGTCGGGGCGCCCTCGG
Proteins encoded:
- a CDS encoding alpha/beta fold hydrolase; protein product: MAGVGKRVAQVAGAAGVAAAAAGAAGLGVRHSRRPRLPEDVPLLECRPTRTLTAAASDGTVLHVEIDEPTEPAEGAPTLVLAHGFCLDASGWCFQRHALVAEGYRVVTYDQRGHGQSGIGERDRSTIDQLGRDLRTVIDAAAPEGPLVLVGHSMGGMTIMSLAGHYPDLVRSRVRGVALVSTSAGGTGLVRLGLGKVLDLAVVRLGPGVLTNLARRAEVWTGMRRVGGSLEMGAVQRYGFGGTVDQALLRRVSDVIFSTPLETIGELLPQLDEVDIHANLPGLVGVPVVVVVGSKDELTPPQHSASLVESLPDAEHIVVAGAGHLLPLERPDLVTDAVLALVRRRRDEDAEDVAAAATGSAGGRRGRRRRTRRTKGAAAGGAA